The DNA window ACGCCGCCGGCCGGACGGGGCGAGTCCGCCCCCGGCGTCAGGACCCCACCTTGGGGGTGGCGCGGTCGATGATCGGAGCCAGATCGAGTCCCGCGGGCAGCGTGCCGAACACGCTGCCCCAGTCGCCGTCCAGACGCGTCGCGCAGAAGGCGTCGGACACCGCGGGGTGACCGTGCCGGACCAGGAGTGCGCCCTGCAGCGCCAGCGCCATGTCGCCCACCACCCGGCGGGCCCGCAGCTGCAGGGTGTCGAAGTCGGTGAACGAGGCCTTCAGCCGTTCGACGGCGGCGTCGAGGCGCGCGTCGGCGCCCGCGCTGTCGTCGAGCTCGTCGAAGAAGGCCTCGACCGTCTCGGGCTGGCGGGCCATCGCGCGCAGGACGTCGAGCGCCGCGACGTTGCCCGATCCCTCCCACACCGACAGCAACGGTGCCTCCCGGTACAGCCGCGGCATCCGCGACTCCTCGACATAGCCGTTGCCGCCCAAGCACTCCAGGGCCTCGGCCGCGTGCACGGGGCCGCGTTTGCACACGTAGTACTTGCTCACCGCGAGCGCGACGCGGCGCAGGATCGACGCCTGCGGGTCACCGTTGTCGGCGCGGTCGTTGAGCCCGGCCAGCCACAGCGCGACCGTGGTCGCGGCCTCCGACTCGACGGCCAGGTCGGCGAGGACGTTGCGCATCAGCGGCTGGTCGATCAGGTGTGCACCGAATGCGCTGCGGTGCATCGCGTGGTGCGCGGCCTGCGTCACGCCGACGCGCATGCCGGTCGCGGTCCCGATCGTGCAGTCGAGCCGCGTCATGTTCACCATCTCGATGATGGTCCGGACGCCGCGGCCCCCGGGCCCGACGCGCCACGCGACGGCCTCGTCGTACTCCACCTCGCTGCTCGCGTTGGAGTGATTGCCGAGCTTGTCCTTGAGCCGCTGCAGGTGCATCGCGTTGCGGGTGCCGTCCGGCAGCACCCGCGGCAGCAGGAAGCACGTCAGGCCCTCGGGCGCCTGCGCCAGCACCAGGAAGATGTCCGACATCGGGGCGGAGGTGAACCACTTGTGCCCGGTGAGCAGATAGGAGCCGTCGGACTGGGGGACCGCGCGGGTGGTTCCCGCCCGGACGTCCGAACCGCCCTGCTTCTCGGTCATCGACATGCCCGCGATCAACCCGGGCTTGGTGAGTGGCGCGCGCAGTTCCGGGTCGTAGACGCGGGCCGTGAGTAGCGGTTCGTACTGCAGCGCCAGTTCGGGCTCGTGGCGCAGCGCCGGAACCGCGGCGTAGGTCATCGAGATCGGGCACCCGTGGCCGGCATCGACCTGACCCCACACCGCCATCTTGGCGGCGCGGACGAGGTGCGCGTGCGGGCTCGGATCCGCCCACGGGGCGCCGTGCAGGCCCAGTTCGACCGCGGTGTCCATCAGCTGGTGATAGGCCGGGTCGTAGTCCACCTCGTCGATGCGGTGGCCGTAGCGATCGTGCGTGCGCAGCGCCGGCGGGTGGGCTTCCGCGAGGTCGCCCAGGGTCTGCGCGTCGGCGCTGCCGGCCAGCCGCCCCACCCGGTGCACCTCGTCGAGCGCATCGTGGGCACCCTCGCGCTGCAGCGCCTCGAGGATCGGCGGGTAGGCGGCCGCGTCGTGGTCGATCAGCGGCGGAACCTGGTTGGTGACCTCGTGCGTGACCCTCATGCGACCCCCTGGTGCCGGTGACCCTCGAGTGCAGTCAATGCCGGATGGGGTGGCTCGTCAAGCACCCGCGACGCGCGGCGACGGAATAACCGCGGTCCGGACGGGGTTCGTCGCATATAGTTGAAACTTGAAATACTTGGGAGGCAGGTATGCAGTTCGGAATCTTCACGGTCGGTGACGTGACCACGGACCCCACCACCGGGCGGACCCCGACCGAGGCGGAGCGCATCAAGGCCATGGTCGCGATCGCGCAGAAGGCCGAGGAGGTGGG is part of the Rhodococcus sp. SGAir0479 genome and encodes:
- a CDS encoding acyl-CoA dehydrogenase family protein: MRVTHEVTNQVPPLIDHDAAAYPPILEALQREGAHDALDEVHRVGRLAGSADAQTLGDLAEAHPPALRTHDRYGHRIDEVDYDPAYHQLMDTAVELGLHGAPWADPSPHAHLVRAAKMAVWGQVDAGHGCPISMTYAAVPALRHEPELALQYEPLLTARVYDPELRAPLTKPGLIAGMSMTEKQGGSDVRAGTTRAVPQSDGSYLLTGHKWFTSAPMSDIFLVLAQAPEGLTCFLLPRVLPDGTRNAMHLQRLKDKLGNHSNASSEVEYDEAVAWRVGPGGRGVRTIIEMVNMTRLDCTIGTATGMRVGVTQAAHHAMHRSAFGAHLIDQPLMRNVLADLAVESEAATTVALWLAGLNDRADNGDPQASILRRVALAVSKYYVCKRGPVHAAEALECLGGNGYVEESRMPRLYREAPLLSVWEGSGNVAALDVLRAMARQPETVEAFFDELDDSAGADARLDAAVERLKASFTDFDTLQLRARRVVGDMALALQGALLVRHGHPAVSDAFCATRLDGDWGSVFGTLPAGLDLAPIIDRATPKVGS